The following are encoded together in the Drosophila sechellia strain sech25 chromosome 3R, ASM438219v1, whole genome shotgun sequence genome:
- the LOC6607499 gene encoding neprilysin-4 produces MASQPLGLLLGAILICICAIDASVPHPFAANYSIDILRLAKAAHIKAYMGDEKEQACNNFYNYACANWPRLHPARKSKTRTNYLEELQELYIRKSADMLKSATRGAENSADRQLKYFYGSCRLQTNDTRSALNTLQNVTDFRGGWPEIRVASWYQYEYDWLQVVANLKRKLGVDIFIGLEVILDYKEEKMHRLRIGAPQFPMSRRHYLHSHFAGTREIYERSIENKLKLYFPEQSEHWRQEVASQVVQIEQQLAKGLPHNPALTLAQTTRQRTAAEMKTAYGSYVDVTRYLQLIFNDDLYMDLYETPEDYMSNLVDVIRETPKLQLANYTMWKALEALDIARVPQSQRADIWCVQLAQQFFPHQLESLFHRNYNHMQMINELQSTWSDIKRVFREDLQASERLLWLTLETRQKAITKLEALKLHFRTHDDNKLIRQMHGLNLNMDRFYPNLVSVLQWKTQRGLAKLMTEPVAEDEVHKLPHYEIQKNRIQVPITFLQARFFWDPAYPNGLKYATLGVLLARQMLHGFDGVGRRYDAYGYKNNWWDHTSESSYSRRTQCFQEQYAIFVEYKGKPVQDKDLLRRIVADNGALDIAYRAYQQWLKNAAETPVIYQRERLPLLDHDHNQIFYLGYAQLYCTDYPESVERFDELPEQLRVNTALSNSQQFTNAYGCSREEKLNARFKCTLY; encoded by the coding sequence ATGGCCTCTCAACCGCTTGGACTCCTGCTGGGAGCCATCCTGATTTGCATATGCGCAATCGATGCTTCAGTGCCTCATCCTTTTGCGGCAAACTATTCGATAGACATCCTGCGACTGGCCAAGGCTGCTCACATCAAGGCCTATATGGGCGATGAGAAGGAGCAGGCTTGCAATAATTTCTACAACTATGCCTGCGCCAATTGGCCGCGTTTGCATCCCGCTCGAAAGTCGAAGACGCGGACCAACTACCTGGAAGAACTCCAGGAACTTTATATACGTAAGAGCGCAGATATGCTCAAGAGTGCGACCAGAGGAGCTGAGAACAGTGCCGATCGTCAGTTGAAGTACTTCTATGGCTCTTGTCGCCTTCAAACAAACGACACGCGATCCGCTTTAAATACCCTGCAAAATGTGACGGATTTCCGAGGCGGTTGGCCGGAGATTCGTGTGGCGTCCTGGTATCAGTACGAGTACGATTGGCTGCAGGTGGTGGCCAATTTGAAACGCAAGCTGGGCGTGGATATCTTCATTGGACTGGAGGTGATACTCGACTACAAGGAGGAGAAGATGCATCGCCTTAGGATCGGTGCTCCACAGTTTCCCATGTCACGGCGTCACTACTTGCATTCCCACTTCGCAGGCACTCGGGAAATCTATGAGCGTTCAATCGAAAATAAGTTGAAACTGTATTTCCCAGAACAGTCGGAACACTGGAGGCAGGAGGTGGCCAGTCAAGTCGTCCAAATAGAGCAGCAGCTGGCCAAGGGATTGCCCCACAATCCAGCCCTAACCTTGGCGCAAACCACTCGTCAAAGGACCGCCGCTGAGATGAAGACTGCCTATGGTAGCTATGTGGATGTGACCCGGTATCTGCAATTGATTTTCAACGACGACCTATACATGGATTTGTATGAGACACCGGAGGATTACATGTCCAATTTGGTAGATGTGATAAGGGAAACACCCAAGCTGCAGCTGGCCAACTATACCATGTGGAAGGCCTTGGAAGCGTTGGATATCGCCCGAGTGCCACAGTCTCAGAGAGCGGATATTTGGTGTGTCCAGCTGGCTCAGCAATTCTTTCCGCATCAGCTGGAGAGTCTGTTCCATCGCAACTACAACCACATGCAGATGATCAATGAGTTGCAATCGACGTGGTCGGACATCAAACGAGTCTTTCGCGAGGATCTGCAGGCCTCGGAGCGTTTACTCTGGCTAACATTGGAGACCAGGCAGAAGGCCATCACCAAACTGGAGGCTTTAAAGCTGCACTTCCGGACCCACGACGACAACAAGTTGATTCGCCAGATGCACGGACTTAATCTGAACATGGATCGCTTTTATCCGAACTTGGTCAGCGTTCTCCAGTGGAAGACACAACGCGGTTTGGCCAAGTTGATGACCGAACCGGTGGCCGAAGATGAAGTGCACAAGCTGCCGCACTACGAGATCCAGAAGAATCGCATACAAGTGCCGATTACTTTCCTGCAGGCAAGATTCTTCTGGGATCCCGCCTATCCCAACGGCTTGAAGTACGCCACCTTGGGTGTTCTCCTCGCTCGCCAAATGCTCCACGGATTTGATGGCGTTGGAAGGCGTTACGATGCCTATGGTTACAAGAACAACTGGTGGGATCACACCTCGGAGAGTTCATACTCTCGACGTACCCAGTGTTTCCAGGAGCAGTATGCCATCTTTGTGGAATACAAGGGTAAGCCGGTGCAGGATAAGGATCTGCTGCGTAGAATTGTAGCCGATAACGGAGCCCTGGACATCGCCTATCGCGCCTACCAACAATGGCTGAAGAATGCGGCCGAAACACCGGTTATATATCAAAGGGAACGTCTGCCACTCCTGGATCATGACCACAATCAGATCTTCTATCTGGGTTATGCGCAGCTGTACTGCACCGACTATCCGGAATCTGTGGAGCGATTTGATGAGCTTCCCGAGCAGCTGCGGGTTAACACGGCGCTATCCAATTCGCAACAGTTCACCAATGCCTACGGTTGCTCCAGGGAGGAAAAGCTGAACGCCCGCTTTAAGTGCACTCTCTACTAA
- the LOC6607500 gene encoding uncharacterized protein LOC6607500, translating into MIRVTTCLLVFVFFVLYIHQNHAATKVLYEFHIREANQQRDEMGEFKDTSEESDAEPELIITGKRTSSYVFPAKDNNYVYVETANYVADNNGYHVKYNITLDTVELDRRLSGQALKTTAG; encoded by the exons ATGATCAGAGTTACTACG tGCCTGTTGGTGTTCGTATTCTTTGTCTTGTACATCCATCAAAATCATGCCGCCACCAAAGTGCTTTACGAATTTCA CATCAGGGAAGCCAACCAGCAGCGCGATGAAATGGGGGAGTTCAAGGATACGTCCGAGGAATCTGACGCGGAACCCGAACTGATCATAACGGGCAAACGAACCTCTTCGTACGTTTTTCCCGCCAAGGATAACAACTATGTGTACGTGGAAACGGCCAACTATGTGGCGGATAACAATGGCTATCATGTCAAGTACAACATCACCTTGGATACCGTGGAGCTTGACCGTCGCCTTAGCGGGCAAGCACTTAAGACCACCGCTGGTTAG
- the LOC116801535 gene encoding uncharacterized protein LOC116801535, whose protein sequence is MQQSFLVLLLGCVAFANAFGISLPFLNLSTDPPKPPANPKLYTPMEAAPSERVHSLISPSEIPSSTPIDPVVVNGRPVVPLPTLAPISTSTTTQLNRGTYEGNVPNLPADCEPTTLGIGNRLSSQLLRILTVLG, encoded by the exons ATGCAACAGAGT tttctagtccTCCTACTTGGCTGTGTGGCATTTGCCAATGCTTTTGGCATCAGCCTGCCATTTTTAAACCTATCAACGGACCCTCCGAAGCCTCCAGCAAATCCAAAACTATACACACCTATGGAGGCAGCACCTTCGGAAAGGGTTCACTCCCTGATCTCGCCATCTGAAATACCAAGTAGTACGCCGATTGATCCTGTAGTCGTAAATGGAAGACCAGTGGTACCTCTACCGACACTTGCACCGATTTCCACTTCTACTACAACACAGCTCAACAGAGGAACATATGAGGGAAATGTGCCCAATCTTCCGGCGGACTGCGAACCCACAACCCTGGGTATCGGAAATCGGTTGAGTTCGCAGCTCCTGAGAATACTCACAGTCTTGGGCTAA
- the LOC116801533 gene encoding uncharacterized protein LOC116801533 — protein MQLSIIFVLLGWIAVVNAGGLSQLFLMASNRPSSNENYEQPSSKQVLNIKQCNTPETTSLNPNEVLQSTISPGVSSTRRSVPLPTLAPSSASTSTEINTDIDSISRKSERRVVPLPTLKPTSTLSPIQVGSDDGQRNVPHSGIMGLIPLATRALELIKERVDESVPNPQKLLPQPTLKPSSTSTTTEVRLETEDQIQDDCETLPDGIGSRLDAKTLKTLVKNQVG, from the exons ATGCAACTAAGT ATTATTTTTGTGCTTCTCGGCTGGATCGCCGTTGTAAATGCTGGTGGTCTAAGCCAACTCTTTCTAATGGCATCTAATAGACCATCTTCCAATGAAAACTACGAACAGCCTTCGTCTAAGCAGGTATTAAACATTAAACAGTGCAATACTCCTGAAACTACGAGTTTAAACCCAAATGAAGTGCTCCAAAGTACCATTTCGCCTGGAGTTTCCAGTACCAGACGATCTGTGCCGCTTCCAACTCTGGCGCCCAGCTCCGCCTCAACTTCCACGGAAATCAACACTGATATTGATAGTATATCGAGGAAAAGCGAGCGAAGGGTTGTGCCTCTACCAACACTTAAACCCACTTCCACTTTAAGCCCAATTCAAGTTGGCAGTGACGATGGCCAAAGGAATGTACCTCACAGCGGTATTATGGGATTAATTCCATTGGCCACAAGGGCACTGGAATTAATTAAAGAAAGGGTTGATGAAAGTGTACCCAATCCACAGAAACTTCTACCCCAACCAACTTTGAAGCCATCTTCCACTTCAACCACAACCGAAGTCCGCTTGGAAACGGAAGATCAAATTCAGGATGATTGCGAAACCCTTCCCGACGGCATTGGATCCCGATTAGATGCTAAAACACTTAAAACGTTAGTTAAAAATCAAGTGGGCTAA
- the LOC6607501 gene encoding uncharacterized protein LOC6607501 produces the protein MQLSIIVLLLCLVAVANSLAPSQLASKTPTPNVSKDQPSSKEEKPSLKPCKPIETVSSEPKGLGITPKVGSITPESAKTSGTTVDKSLDDCEPIPEGIGSRLNARTLQTLVIKNNNPQLT, from the exons ATGCAGCTGAGT ATTATAGTATTGCTTCTGTGCTTGGTGGCCGTTGCAAATTCACTTGCACCAAGTCAACTGGCATCAAAAACTCCAACACCCAATGTAAGCAAGGATCAGCCGTCGTCCAAGGAGGAGAAACCCAGTTTGAAACCCTGCAAACCCATCGAGACTGTGAGTTCAGAGCCAAAAGGACTAGGCATCACTCCTAAGGTCGGATCAATTACTCCGGAATCAGCTAAAACTTCTGGCACAACCGTGGATAAAAGTCTGGATGATTGCGAACCCATTCCCGAGGGTATTGGATCTCGATTGAATGCGAGAACTCTTCAAACACTggttataaaaaataataacccTCAACTTACTTGA
- the LOC116801536 gene encoding LOW QUALITY PROTEIN: uncharacterized protein LOC116801536 (The sequence of the model RefSeq protein was modified relative to this genomic sequence to represent the inferred CDS: inserted 1 base in 1 codon; deleted 1 base in 1 codon), producing the protein MLPIKFFVFLVLSIIHNSCGLLDYPNYDSHXLRNIRSGVDTSKQLISFTDLNVKESSDDAKTYNNNPMNPFFITLSVPVLKTLAKKNFFRICLLLLKIPYA; encoded by the exons atgctaCCTATA AAATTCTTTGTGTTCCTTGTGCTTTCGATCATCCATAACTCGTGCGGCCTACTAGATTATCCTAACTATGATAGTC TCCTAAGAAATATCCGTTCGGGTGTAGATACATCCAAGCAGTTGATTTCTTTCACGGATTTGAATGTCAAGGAATCATCAGATGACGCAAAAACTTATAATAATAACCCTATGAACCCT TTTTTTATAACGCTTAGTGTACCCGTACTAAAAACGCTTGCTAAAAAAAACTTCTTtagaatttgtttattattgcTCAAAATACCATAtgcataa
- the LOC116801534 gene encoding uncharacterized protein LOC116801534 yields MQAIFILCTLLVCLLVLLRLSWGDGGSESQDVTTTNPKLLVHKDSHSSYDWFKDEIRNRAKDNDLNGIAEQELLKSKARFQKLLNILRRQPTKDNYSKDLPVQVDATSDPSNAEDTTILCNPVIDENCDPVAIGPRLSATLLKILA; encoded by the exons ATGCAAGCGATT TTTATATTGTGCACACTCCTTGTATGCCTGCTTGTATTATTGAGATTAAGTTGGGGCGACGGAGGTTCGGAGAGCCAGGACGTGACCACCACGAATCCCAAGCTTCTTGTGCACAAGGACTCCCATTCTTCATATGATTGGTTCAAAGATGAAATTAGGAACAGAGCGAAGGATAATGATTTGAATGGCATCGCTGAACAAGAACttttaaaatcaaaagcaAGATTTCAAAAGCTTCTAAATATTCTCAGGCGGCAACCAACAAAGGATAACTATTCTAAAGATTTACCCGTTCAAGTTGATGCCACCAGTGATCCGTCAAATGCAGAAGATACAACCATCTTATGTAATCCAGTTATTGATGAAAATTGCGACCCAGTTGCTATTGGACCAAGACTAAGCGCCACTCTACTAAAGATCCTTGCATAA
- the LOC6607502 gene encoding ubiquitin carboxyl-terminal hydrolase 12A yields the protein MGANVSQLEREIGSDLFPPNEHYFGLVNFGNTCYSNSVLQALYFCKPFREKVLEYKAKNKRPKETLLSCLADLFYSIATQKKKVGSIAPKKFITRLRKEKEEFDNYMQQDAHEFLNFLINHINEIILAERNAGPSNGNPKATNQGGSTSAMASSIASKSSSTSNSNSNSNSTTNSNGNSSNSTGSLNANTSVLDASGSLTATTTPIISGNGTGTNGANSEPTWVHEIFQGILTSETRCLNCETVSSKDENFFDLQVDVDQNTSITHCLRCFSNTETLCSDNKFKCDNCCSYQEAQKRMRVKKLPMILALHLKRFKYMEQFNRHIKVSHRVVFPLELRLFNTSDDAVNPDRLYDLTAVVIHCGSGPNRGHYISIVKSHGLWLLFDDDMVDKIEASTIEDFYGLTSDIHKSSETGYILFYQSRDCA from the coding sequence ATGGGTGCCAATGTGTCGCAGCTGGAGCGGGAGATTGGCTCCGATCTGTTCCCGCCGAATGAGCACTACTTCGGGCTGGTGAACTTTGGGAACACCTGCTACAGCAACTCGGTGCTGCAGGCCCTCTACTTTTGCAAGCCATTTCGCGAGAAGGTCCTCGAGTACAAGGCCAAGAACAAGAGGCCCAAGGAGACGCTGCTGTCGTGTCTGGCGGATCTGTTCTACAGCATTGCCACGCAGAAGAAGAAGGTGGGCTCGATTGCGCCCAAGAAGTTCATCACTAGGTTGCggaaggagaaggaggagttCGATAACTATATGCAGCAGGATGCCCACGAGTTCCTCAACTTTCTGATCAATCACATCAATGAGATCATCCTGGCCGAGCGGAATGCCGGGCCCAGCAATGGGAATCCAAAGGCCACCAATCAAGGCGGAAGCACAAGTGCCATGGCCAGCAGCATAGCTAGCAAGTCCAGCTCAACGTCCAACTCGAATTCGAACTCCAATTCGACCACAAACTCAAATGGCAACAGTAGCAATTCGACGGGATCACTAAATGCCAACACAAGTGTGCTGGATGCCAGTGGCAGTCTTACGGCCACCACAACGCCTATAATCTCTGGGAACGGAACGGGAACAAATGGGGCCAACTCGGAGCCCACCTGGGTGCACGAGATCTTTCAGGGCATACTCACGTCGGAGACCAGGTGCCTCAACTGCGAGACGGTGAGCAGCAAGGACGAGAATTTCTTCGATCTCCAGGTGGACGTGGACCAGAACACCTCGATTACGCACTGCCTGCGGTGCTTCAGCAACACGGAGACCCTGTGCTCGGACAACAAGTTCAAGTGCGACAATTGCTGCAGTTATCAGGAGGCGCAGAAGAGGATGCGTGTGAAGAAGTTGCCCATGATCCTGGCCCTGCATCTCAAGCGCTTCAAGTACATGGAGCAGTTTAATAGGCACATCAAGGTCTCGCATCGCGTTGTGTTCCCACTGGAACTGAGGCTCTTCAACACCTCCGATGATGCAGTGAATCCTGATCGTCTCTACGATCTGACCGCTGTGGTTATCCACTGCGGTTCCGGACCAAATCGTGGCCATTATATATCCATTGTGAAGAGTCACGGACTGTGGCTACTATTCGACGATGATATGGTGGACAAAATCGAGGCTTCCACCATCGAGGATTTCTACGGTCTGACCTCGGACATACACAAGTCCTCGGAGACGGGCTACATACTGTTCTATCAGTCGCGGGACTGCGCCTAA